The Nitrospira sp. genome contains a region encoding:
- a CDS encoding IPT/TIG domain-containing protein, translating into MAQPTIFTAALLFGALTLPWQVIGPDLTFAEDQKFKATPQSKTIKPKTEPKFHSAETAAKAKACFGVAPQIAKLVPDEGKPGAKVTIKGMQFGSPECLRGVSFGPGQAAVFTMRNESTIVATVPTISRKGLVIVTVTTASGEDSKAFLLK; encoded by the coding sequence ATGGCGCAACCAACCATTTTTACAGCAGCACTCTTGTTCGGTGCACTCACCCTGCCGTGGCAAGTCATCGGCCCGGACCTCACGTTTGCCGAGGACCAGAAATTCAAAGCGACTCCACAATCCAAGACCATCAAACCGAAGACGGAACCCAAGTTTCACTCAGCTGAAACCGCCGCAAAGGCCAAAGCCTGCTTCGGCGTCGCTCCGCAGATCGCCAAGCTGGTTCCTGATGAAGGAAAGCCTGGCGCCAAAGTGACCATCAAGGGCATGCAGTTCGGCTCGCCCGAATGTTTGCGCGGCGTGTCATTCGGCCCGGGCCAAGCCGCCGTTTTTACGATGCGCAACGAGTCCACGATCGTGGCCACCGTCCCGACCATCAGTCGTAAGGGTCTTGTGATTGTGACCGTCACAACAGCTTCCGGCGAAGATTCCAAAGCATTCTTGCTCAAGTAG
- the acs gene encoding acetate--CoA ligase — protein MSDKIETLLKESRTYRPTPKTIAAAYIKDYETEYKKSIADPEGFWSEAAKELEWFSPWDKVLDWDYPWAKWFVGARCNIAYNCLDRHVKTWRKNKVALIWVGENDQERIFTYSELYRQVNRCANALKKLGLQKGDRVTIYLPKIPEQVVAMLACARIGLIHSVVYSGFSAPALASRINDAETKVVITADVGFDRGKAIHLKPVVDEALKTCPTVNHVVVVQRQTQNPSLAAPKEIDWNAWLASERPVCEAEPLDAETPLYILYTSGTTGRPKGVVHVHGGYMVGTYTTTKYVFDLKDDDVYFCVADPGWVTGHSYIVYGPLLNGATILTAEGKPDYPNPGRWWDLIERYGVSIFYTTPTAIRLLMRYGEDWPKKFDLSTLRILGSVGEPINPEAWEWFHRVTGEDKPIMDTWWQTETGSILITPLPTVPLKPGSATRPFFGIEADVVDREGNSLPVNAGGFAVIKKPWPAMMRTIYKDPERYKTYWTTIPNCYTAGDVCHKDADGYLWFMGRADDVIKVAGNRLGTAEVESALVSHPAVAEAAVIGKPHKTVGESIKAFIILKQGETESPALIKSIKDQVLKELGKIGVPSEIDIVASLPKTRSGKIMRRVLKAKELGQDPGDISTIEE, from the coding sequence ATGAGCGACAAGATCGAAACCCTCTTGAAGGAAAGCCGGACGTACCGGCCGACACCCAAGACAATAGCCGCAGCCTACATCAAAGACTACGAAACCGAATACAAGAAATCCATCGCCGACCCGGAAGGGTTTTGGAGCGAGGCCGCAAAGGAGCTCGAGTGGTTCTCTCCTTGGGACAAGGTCCTCGACTGGGACTATCCATGGGCCAAATGGTTTGTCGGGGCACGATGTAACATTGCCTATAACTGCCTTGACCGTCACGTGAAGACCTGGCGCAAGAATAAAGTCGCGCTGATCTGGGTGGGCGAAAACGATCAAGAACGAATTTTTACGTATAGCGAACTCTATCGGCAGGTCAACCGCTGCGCAAACGCTCTCAAAAAGCTGGGGCTCCAGAAAGGTGATCGCGTCACCATCTACTTGCCCAAAATCCCCGAACAGGTCGTCGCCATGCTGGCCTGCGCCAGGATCGGCCTCATCCACAGCGTCGTCTATTCGGGTTTCAGCGCTCCGGCCCTTGCCAGCCGTATCAACGACGCGGAAACCAAGGTTGTGATTACGGCCGATGTCGGGTTCGACCGCGGCAAGGCCATCCACTTGAAGCCCGTCGTGGACGAGGCACTCAAGACTTGCCCGACGGTCAACCATGTCGTTGTCGTCCAGCGCCAAACGCAAAATCCGTCCCTTGCTGCCCCAAAGGAAATCGACTGGAACGCATGGCTGGCTTCTGAGCGACCGGTCTGTGAAGCGGAGCCGTTGGACGCCGAAACGCCGCTCTATATTCTCTATACGTCCGGCACCACCGGGAGGCCAAAGGGCGTTGTCCATGTGCATGGCGGATATATGGTCGGCACCTATACGACGACGAAGTATGTGTTCGACCTGAAAGACGACGACGTGTACTTCTGCGTGGCCGACCCAGGATGGGTCACAGGCCACAGCTATATCGTCTATGGCCCGCTGCTCAACGGCGCCACGATTTTGACCGCAGAAGGCAAGCCGGACTATCCGAATCCCGGCCGATGGTGGGACCTCATTGAACGGTATGGCGTATCGATTTTCTATACGACCCCGACAGCCATCCGCCTGCTCATGCGCTACGGCGAAGACTGGCCGAAGAAATTCGATCTCTCGACGCTCCGCATCCTTGGAAGCGTAGGAGAACCGATCAACCCGGAAGCGTGGGAATGGTTTCATCGTGTCACGGGCGAGGACAAACCCATCATGGACACCTGGTGGCAGACCGAAACAGGATCGATCCTGATCACCCCTCTTCCCACCGTGCCGCTGAAACCCGGCTCGGCCACGCGACCGTTTTTTGGGATTGAAGCCGATGTCGTCGATCGTGAGGGGAATTCCCTCCCTGTCAATGCCGGTGGTTTCGCCGTCATCAAGAAACCCTGGCCCGCCATGATGCGCACTATTTATAAGGATCCTGAACGCTACAAAACCTACTGGACCACCATCCCCAATTGCTATACCGCCGGCGATGTCTGCCACAAGGACGCAGACGGCTATCTGTGGTTCATGGGCCGCGCGGATGACGTGATTAAGGTGGCCGGAAATCGGCTTGGCACCGCCGAAGTCGAAAGCGCGTTAGTCAGCCATCCCGCCGTCGCGGAGGCTGCCGTGATCGGCAAACCCCACAAGACAGTCGGCGAGTCGATCAAAGCCTTCATCATCCTGAAACAAGGAGAAACCGAAAGCCCGGCCTTGATCAAGTCGATCAAGGATCAAGTCCTGAAGGAATTGGGCAAGATCGGGGTCCCGTCTGAAATCGACATCGTGGCTTCGCTCCCGAAAACCCGGTCCGGAAAAATTATGCGGCGAGTGCTCAAAGCAAAAGAGCTGGGACAAGACCCGGGAGATATTTCGACCATCGAGGAATAA
- a CDS encoding caspase family protein, whose amino-acid sequence MKRCVINVLGLFLLVAHVSGIFSIGAPSTAEAQLGKPEGLYYKSWAIIIGIENYVLAPSIPGAINDAKKVAEAFRRLGFDEVVELYDKDASGRRLHQLLHDMLPRKVGRMDRLVLFYVGHAGSIQDADGQDRGYLVPLDAQLNNAAKSITVEHLKEFTRRSASKHTLLILDAPVYGWETTEPQGLSLEGRVGPESDTERRAVQVISAASKGEVSGRFDHSSRFIQTLLNGLSGSADLDGNGWLMASELGTYLVQEVGAVSKGSQHPTSLRIDGDGDTVLIEGKKSAFTLGAGPRTPFERQQEAKVQYERAFALLQEGKSTEEAVERLDRAIGYDPTYGDAYVLKSYVLLEVMPNLDEALNAGLLAVKYAPDNPDSFYTLGLIHEKRREFADAEAALRQAVRVNNGYQDVYFALGALYADHLNDQPKSVEAFRRYVELGGTHARAHAAVSQADHAPKP is encoded by the coding sequence ATGAAACGCTGCGTGATCAATGTGTTGGGTCTCTTTCTGCTGGTTGCTCACGTGTCCGGTATTTTCTCGATCGGCGCCCCGTCCACCGCTGAAGCTCAATTGGGAAAACCGGAAGGTCTTTATTACAAATCTTGGGCCATCATTATCGGAATCGAGAACTATGTTCTTGCGCCGTCCATTCCGGGAGCGATCAACGACGCCAAGAAGGTCGCCGAGGCGTTCCGGCGATTGGGGTTCGACGAGGTGGTCGAACTGTACGACAAGGATGCAAGCGGCCGACGTCTACATCAGCTGTTGCACGACATGTTGCCGAGAAAAGTAGGGCGCATGGACCGGCTGGTTCTTTTCTATGTGGGTCATGCCGGGTCGATACAAGATGCTGACGGGCAAGATCGGGGATACCTGGTTCCATTGGATGCACAACTCAATAACGCAGCCAAATCGATTACGGTCGAGCATCTCAAAGAGTTTACAAGGAGGTCGGCTTCGAAACACACACTGCTCATTCTGGATGCGCCGGTCTATGGGTGGGAGACAACCGAACCACAGGGACTCTCCTTGGAAGGACGGGTTGGCCCGGAGTCGGACACCGAGCGCCGGGCGGTTCAGGTCATCAGCGCGGCCAGTAAAGGAGAAGTCTCCGGTCGCTTCGATCACAGTAGCCGCTTTATTCAGACGCTGTTGAACGGACTTTCAGGGTCTGCAGATCTGGACGGAAACGGCTGGCTCATGGCCTCCGAGCTCGGCACCTATCTCGTGCAAGAGGTCGGTGCGGTCTCCAAAGGATCACAGCATCCGACCAGTCTACGAATCGACGGTGATGGCGACACCGTGCTGATCGAAGGAAAAAAGTCGGCATTTACGCTTGGAGCCGGACCTCGGACTCCTTTCGAACGGCAGCAGGAAGCCAAGGTTCAATACGAACGTGCCTTTGCGCTGCTGCAGGAAGGAAAGTCGACGGAAGAAGCGGTCGAGCGGCTGGACCGGGCGATTGGGTATGATCCGACCTACGGTGATGCCTACGTGCTGAAGAGTTATGTCCTGTTAGAGGTGATGCCGAACCTTGATGAGGCCCTGAACGCCGGTCTTCTTGCGGTCAAATACGCGCCGGACAACCCGGATTCATTCTACACGCTGGGATTGATTCACGAAAAGCGGAGAGAGTTTGCTGACGCCGAGGCGGCCCTCCGGCAAGCAGTGCGCGTGAACAACGGGTATCAAGACGTCTACTTTGCATTGGGGGCGCTGTACGCCGATCATCTCAATGATCAGCCCAAGTCAGTGGAGGCATTTCGCCGGTACGTAGAGCTGGGCGGCACACATGCTCGGGCTCATGCTGCCGTCAGTCAGGCAGATCACGCTCCAAAGCCCTAG
- a CDS encoding LPP20 family lipoprotein, translated as MIRSQAIRSRLVGSGLAVLLILGLVACGGPPKWVQQGSGAFNEKDTKAFYGVGAVAGVRNAPLAWDTAENRGRAEIARTFETYTGYLMRDYAASTTAGDFTRNTEEQNVERAIKTITTTTLSGVRKIDQYMDPKTNTYYVLTKLSLEDMKNNLEQAKELNSQVRDFVRKNADRLFERLEKEEEKRGVH; from the coding sequence ATGATCAGGTCACAAGCGATTCGTTCAAGACTGGTCGGATCCGGTCTTGCCGTCCTTCTCATCCTGGGACTTGTGGCTTGTGGTGGTCCTCCCAAATGGGTTCAGCAGGGGTCAGGGGCATTTAACGAGAAAGATACGAAGGCATTCTATGGCGTGGGGGCGGTAGCCGGGGTACGGAATGCGCCGCTCGCCTGGGACACGGCGGAAAACCGCGGCAGGGCGGAAATTGCCAGGACGTTTGAGACCTATACCGGATATCTGATGAGAGACTACGCCGCGTCGACCACCGCGGGGGATTTCACCCGGAATACGGAAGAGCAGAATGTCGAGAGAGCCATCAAGACCATCACGACCACGACACTCAGCGGCGTCCGTAAGATCGATCAGTATATGGATCCCAAGACCAATACCTATTACGTCTTGACCAAGTTGAGCTTGGAGGACATGAAGAATAATTTGGAGCAGGCCAAAGAACTCAATTCCCAAGTCCGGGATTTCGTGCGGAAGAATGCCGATCGTTTGTTTGAACGGTTGGAGAAGGAAGAAGAAAAGCGAGGTGTGCACTAA
- a CDS encoding penicillin-binding protein activator LpoB: MQPCRPSLVVMLGAALALFGCGQATKVTRVDAGVVTDLSGRWNDTDSRMVAEAMVKEALQYPWLGNFEKANQRQPVVVVGTVLNSSHEHISVQTFITDLERELTNSQKVTFVAGKGERDEVRTERKEQAIYAREETQKAPGKEIGADFMMKGTIATILDEVDGTKAVFYQVDLQMIDLENNAKVWYGQKKIKKVVEKKRTIF, from the coding sequence ATGCAACCGTGTCGTCCTTCTCTTGTCGTCATGCTTGGTGCGGCCCTCGCTTTGTTCGGATGCGGACAGGCAACCAAGGTGACTCGTGTCGACGCAGGGGTCGTCACTGATTTGAGCGGCAGGTGGAATGATACGGATTCCAGGATGGTGGCGGAGGCGATGGTCAAAGAGGCGTTACAATATCCCTGGCTCGGAAATTTTGAGAAGGCGAACCAGCGGCAGCCTGTCGTCGTCGTCGGGACGGTATTGAACAGCAGCCATGAACATATCAGCGTGCAGACGTTTATTACGGATCTGGAACGGGAGCTCACCAATTCTCAAAAAGTCACCTTCGTAGCCGGTAAGGGTGAGCGTGACGAAGTTCGAACCGAGCGGAAAGAGCAAGCTATTTATGCTCGTGAAGAAACGCAGAAAGCCCCCGGGAAAGAGATCGGGGCGGATTTCATGATGAAGGGTACGATCGCCACCATTCTCGACGAAGTCGACGGAACCAAAGCAGTATTTTACCAGGTGGATCTTCAGATGATCGATCTGGAGAACAATGCCAAGGTTTGGTACGGACAGAAGAAGATCAAGAAAGTGGTGGAGAAGAAACGCACGATCTTTTAG
- a CDS encoding LPP20 family lipoprotein, which translates to MMPSRGSAFRQNPAVFISLCCLISISTGCAWFAGKGKPEWVEGRSSEYPSTQYLTGVGQADSRNSAADQAYAAVARIFKAEVAAQAKDWESYLVVENRGVSNAERRLAIDNVTKVSTDKVLENVSIMDAWYDTNEGIHYALAVMNRSQAESSLMDKVSTLDRAIDADVAEARQATDKLAKVHALRRAGRNLVLREIYNTDLRVIRVSGRGTPSAYRVNELSGELEQFLATNLVLAVQVSGDHAEPVGRALAEGLVREGFHVTTKAASTEAGSAELVVRGTVRLFPIDVQDPYFKYVRWCSDFEIMDPVAQRVVGAVARGGKEGHLTEREATAKTLRVIQQELSSDVARAIASHIFGEGALPEAAVMPAGCPREESSVRR; encoded by the coding sequence ATGATGCCCAGTCGTGGATCGGCCTTCAGGCAAAACCCGGCGGTCTTCATCAGTCTGTGCTGCCTCATATCCATATCGACCGGGTGTGCGTGGTTCGCCGGAAAGGGAAAGCCGGAGTGGGTCGAGGGCCGGAGCTCGGAGTATCCATCTACCCAGTACCTGACCGGCGTCGGCCAAGCCGACAGCCGGAACAGCGCAGCGGACCAGGCCTATGCGGCCGTCGCCCGCATCTTCAAGGCGGAAGTCGCAGCGCAGGCGAAAGACTGGGAATCCTATTTGGTCGTTGAGAACCGCGGTGTCTCCAATGCGGAACGACGGTTGGCGATCGACAACGTGACGAAAGTTTCGACCGATAAGGTGCTCGAAAATGTGAGCATCATGGATGCGTGGTACGACACGAACGAAGGAATACACTATGCCTTGGCGGTGATGAACCGTTCCCAGGCTGAGTCATCGCTCATGGACAAGGTCTCGACGTTGGATCGCGCGATCGACGCCGATGTCGCCGAGGCCCGGCAGGCCACCGACAAGCTTGCCAAGGTTCACGCCCTTCGGCGGGCCGGTCGCAATTTGGTGTTGCGCGAGATCTACAATACGGATTTGCGTGTGATTCGCGTGAGTGGACGAGGAACCCCGTCCGCCTATCGGGTCAACGAATTATCCGGCGAACTGGAGCAATTTCTTGCCACGAATCTGGTGCTTGCGGTACAAGTGTCGGGTGATCATGCAGAGCCGGTTGGACGGGCACTTGCAGAAGGGCTTGTCCGTGAAGGATTTCACGTGACGACCAAGGCGGCAAGCACGGAAGCCGGTTCTGCGGAATTGGTCGTTCGAGGCACGGTCCGGCTGTTTCCCATCGATGTCCAAGATCCATACTTCAAGTATGTCCGATGGTGCAGTGATTTCGAGATTATGGATCCGGTGGCGCAGCGGGTCGTCGGGGCAGTGGCACGGGGTGGGAAGGAAGGGCACTTGACGGAGCGCGAAGCGACCGCAAAGACACTCCGTGTCATACAACAAGAATTGTCGTCGGATGTGGCCAGGGCGATCGCCTCGCATATCTTCGGCGAGGGCGCGTTGCCCGAGGCGGCAGTGATGCCGGCTGGTTGCCCGCGAGAAGAATCATCGGTGAGGCGGTAA
- a CDS encoding type II toxin-antitoxin system VapC family toxin codes for MPYYYFDSTALIKRYSMERGTRIVNKLMVKRGKVAIVPTWSVTDFYSILCARAQEGQITRDDCYSVLYKFEIESKQGLYQFIAPKMETYLATKELALEYPFLRSPQVMHLALALELKPLRLTVVSADTQLLAASKTAGLHIINPAED; via the coding sequence ATGCCATACTACTATTTTGACTCAACCGCGCTCATCAAGCGGTACAGCATGGAGCGGGGTACCCGCATCGTGAACAAGCTGATGGTGAAACGGGGAAAAGTGGCGATCGTTCCGACGTGGTCCGTGACGGACTTCTATTCGATCCTGTGTGCGCGGGCGCAGGAGGGCCAGATTACGCGGGATGATTGCTATTCCGTTCTCTACAAGTTCGAGATTGAATCCAAGCAAGGGCTCTATCAGTTCATTGCGCCGAAGATGGAGACCTACTTGGCCACCAAGGAATTGGCCTTGGAGTATCCGTTCCTACGATCGCCCCAGGTCATGCACCTTGCGCTGGCGTTGGAACTGAAACCGTTGAGGTTGACCGTCGTCAGCGCGGATACACAGCTGTTGGCCGCGTCCAAGACCGCGGGGTTGCACATTATCAATCCTGCGGAAGACTAG
- a CDS encoding HAD-IIB family hydrolase, whose amino-acid sequence MTMSRYLLFTDLDGCLLDANTYSFDEARPALAALRSQNIPVILVSGKTRAEIEPLRERLDHHDPFIVENGAAVFVPHGTFDFPLERSRRRSSYHVIELGTPYALLRDVLRQIEEAVGTPLRGFGDLSVDEVMAQTGLAREDALRAMLREFDEPFLVNGPPKLIEEICRQIVTRGLCWTRGGRFFHLTGNNDKGRAAEILLRCYKRQGRLHKLPDEVETIGIGDSLNDLPLLLTVDRPILVQKPDGSYDPDINLPNLIRAPGIGPAGWNHAVLELLRQASDETTRGRSANIRAS is encoded by the coding sequence ATGACTATGTCACGCTATCTGCTCTTTACAGACCTGGACGGCTGTCTCCTAGACGCCAACACCTACTCTTTCGACGAAGCACGCCCGGCGCTTGCCGCTCTCCGCTCCCAGAACATTCCGGTCATTCTCGTTTCGGGAAAAACCCGCGCGGAAATCGAACCGCTTCGGGAACGCCTCGATCACCATGACCCCTTTATCGTCGAAAATGGAGCGGCGGTTTTCGTCCCTCATGGCACGTTTGACTTCCCATTGGAACGGTCTCGACGCCGCTCTTCGTATCACGTCATCGAACTGGGCACGCCCTACGCTCTCCTGCGTGATGTGCTGAGGCAAATCGAAGAGGCCGTCGGGACGCCGCTGCGAGGATTCGGCGACCTGTCGGTCGACGAAGTCATGGCGCAGACGGGGCTTGCTCGTGAAGATGCGCTGCGAGCCATGCTTCGGGAGTTTGATGAGCCGTTTCTAGTCAACGGGCCTCCCAAGCTGATCGAGGAAATCTGTCGCCAGATCGTGACACGCGGCCTCTGTTGGACGAGAGGCGGGCGCTTCTTCCACCTGACCGGAAACAACGATAAAGGGCGAGCCGCGGAAATTCTTCTCCGCTGTTATAAGCGGCAAGGACGGTTACACAAGCTGCCGGACGAGGTGGAAACCATCGGTATCGGCGATAGCTTGAACGATCTTCCGCTCCTGCTGACGGTCGATCGCCCGATATTGGTGCAAAAACCAGACGGTTCGTATGACCCGGACATTAACCTCCCGAACCTCATTCGCGCGCCGGGAATCGGTCCTGCCGGATGGAACCATGCCGTGCTGGAACTTCTACGCCAAGCCTCCGACGAGACGACCCGCGGCCGATCGGCCAATATCAGAGCCTCATGA
- a CDS encoding glycosyl transferase family 2 — protein sequence MNNGLIPLTAETESLLETVRSADILVGIPSFNNAGTVGHVVRAVGAGLAKYFSGHRAVLVNSDGGSTDGTAAIVAHTMVDLEPLFISDRQSTLQRIVTPYHGIPGKGSAFRTIFEIARRLKVTACAVVDSDVRSITPEWMELLLHPILKEGYDYVAPYYRRHKYDGTITNSIAYPLTRALYGQEVRQPIGGDFGFTGELAQHYLEKHVWESDVARFGIDIWMTTEAITSGAKVCQSFLGAKIHDPKDPAADLSSMLRQVVGALFALMESHASSWLPITGSRKVPLFGFQYEVGVEPVNVNVERMVDFFHLGLTDLHDIWSRILSEDSLDQLSRLRGVPMRDFRIPDALWAQIIYDAALAHHRHVLPQEHLLKALTPLYLGKTASFVLDTQGLTTAEAEHLIEGLCRTFEKQKEYLVTRWPQSHDAREVIGAARARPERSQP from the coding sequence ATGAATAACGGTCTGATCCCACTCACAGCCGAGACCGAATCTCTCCTGGAAACGGTGCGCAGCGCCGATATCCTGGTCGGTATTCCCAGCTTCAACAATGCGGGGACCGTCGGCCACGTCGTCCGCGCGGTCGGCGCGGGCTTAGCCAAATATTTTAGCGGCCATCGCGCCGTCCTGGTGAATTCCGACGGTGGCTCCACCGATGGAACCGCCGCGATCGTAGCCCATACGATGGTCGATTTGGAGCCGCTCTTTATCAGCGATCGACAAAGCACGCTGCAGCGCATCGTGACCCCTTATCACGGCATTCCAGGCAAGGGCAGCGCCTTCCGCACGATTTTTGAGATCGCTCGGCGATTGAAAGTCACGGCCTGCGCGGTCGTCGATTCGGACGTGCGCAGCATCACACCTGAGTGGATGGAACTGCTCCTGCATCCCATCCTCAAGGAAGGCTACGACTATGTGGCGCCGTATTATCGACGTCACAAGTACGACGGCACGATCACCAACAGCATCGCCTACCCACTGACCCGCGCACTATACGGGCAGGAGGTTCGCCAACCGATCGGCGGAGATTTCGGCTTCACCGGAGAACTGGCCCAACACTATCTTGAAAAACATGTCTGGGAATCTGACGTGGCACGTTTCGGCATCGATATCTGGATGACGACCGAAGCGATCACGAGCGGCGCCAAGGTCTGTCAAAGTTTTCTCGGTGCCAAGATTCATGACCCCAAGGATCCTGCCGCCGACCTCTCATCCATGTTGCGACAGGTCGTCGGCGCCTTGTTTGCCTTGATGGAATCCCATGCGTCCAGTTGGCTACCGATCACCGGCTCTCGAAAGGTTCCTCTATTCGGCTTCCAATATGAAGTAGGGGTCGAGCCGGTCAACGTCAATGTCGAGCGGATGGTGGACTTCTTTCACCTCGGGCTCACGGATCTCCACGATATTTGGTCGCGCATTCTCTCGGAGGATTCACTGGATCAGCTGTCCCGCCTCCGAGGCGTGCCCATGCGGGACTTTCGCATTCCCGATGCGTTGTGGGCTCAGATCATTTATGACGCTGCTCTGGCGCACCATCGACACGTGCTTCCGCAGGAACATCTCCTGAAAGCGCTGACCCCTCTCTATCTAGGGAAAACCGCATCGTTCGTGCTCGATACCCAGGGACTCACGACGGCGGAAGCCGAGCATCTCATCGAAGGTCTCTGCCGAACGTTTGAGAAACAGAAAGAATACCTTGTCACCCGTTGGCCTCAGTCTCATGACGCGCGGGAAGTCATCGGTGCCGCTCGCGCAAGGCCTGAAAGGAGTCAGCCATGA
- a CDS encoding glycosyl transferase yields MSDFYQNGVVTVLHRLGQSNTEQLEEELERYAKTTPIALVLPSLYAELERPALKRIVETLSEVRYINEIVISLDQASALEFRLAKQFFSQLPQRVRVIWNDGTRIQALLNILVSHEIDIGLQGKGRGCWTAYGYVLARGESQVMALHDCDIVSYDRQYLARLCYPVANPNLAYEFCKGYYSRVTDRMHGRVTRLFITPLIRSLQLLVGPHPLLSFLDSFRYPLAGEFAMVRDLAWINRIPGDWGLEIGMLAEVYRNCALRRICQADIADAYEHKHQTLSTHNPDAGLLKMCVDITKSLFRNLASEGLVLSESTLKTLRATYLQAAQEAISRYENDAAINSLRFDRHEERRAVEVFLRGMMLATDSFLGDPLGVPMISNWSRVTHAVPDIFHRLMDAVEQDHAWDPTAETRQPTP; encoded by the coding sequence GTGTCTGATTTTTATCAAAATGGCGTTGTGACCGTTCTGCACCGCCTTGGTCAGTCCAATACTGAACAACTTGAGGAGGAACTCGAACGGTATGCGAAGACGACTCCGATCGCGCTGGTCCTTCCATCGCTCTACGCAGAGTTGGAACGTCCTGCTCTCAAGCGTATCGTCGAAACCCTGAGCGAGGTCCGTTATATCAATGAGATCGTCATTTCCTTGGATCAAGCCTCCGCATTGGAATTCAGACTGGCCAAGCAATTCTTTTCCCAACTACCCCAACGCGTCCGTGTCATCTGGAATGACGGGACTCGAATTCAGGCTCTTCTCAATATATTGGTTTCGCATGAGATCGACATCGGGCTACAGGGCAAGGGGCGCGGATGTTGGACTGCCTATGGCTATGTACTGGCGCGAGGGGAAAGCCAGGTGATGGCGCTTCATGACTGCGACATTGTGAGCTATGACCGTCAATATCTCGCTCGCCTCTGTTACCCCGTGGCCAATCCGAACCTCGCATACGAGTTCTGCAAGGGGTATTACAGCCGGGTGACGGACCGCATGCATGGCCGTGTCACTCGCCTCTTCATCACCCCGCTGATCCGCAGCCTGCAATTGCTGGTCGGCCCGCATCCTCTCCTGTCGTTTCTCGACAGTTTCCGGTATCCGCTTGCCGGCGAGTTCGCGATGGTGCGTGATCTGGCCTGGATCAATCGCATTCCCGGCGACTGGGGGCTGGAAATCGGCATGCTGGCCGAGGTGTACCGCAATTGCGCGCTCCGGCGGATCTGCCAGGCGGATATCGCCGATGCCTATGAGCACAAGCATCAAACGCTGTCGACGCACAATCCGGATGCGGGCTTGTTGAAAATGTGCGTCGACATCACGAAATCTCTCTTTCGCAACTTGGCCAGCGAAGGGTTGGTCCTGTCGGAAAGTACGCTCAAGACCTTGCGGGCCACCTACCTCCAGGCAGCTCAAGAAGCCATCAGCCGGTACGAGAATGATGCCGCGATCAACAGTCTGCGCTTTGACCGTCATGAAGAGCGGCGCGCGGTTGAGGTGTTCCTCCGCGGGATGATGTTGGCCACCGACAGCTTTCTCGGTGACCCATTGGGCGTACCCATGATCTCTAACTGGAGCCGGGTCACCCATGCCGTACCCGATATCTTTCATCGGCTCATGGACGCCGTCGAACAAGATCACGCCTGGGACCCAACAGCGGAAACGCGGCAACCGACCCCATGA